The sequence TCCTTCACCGGGAGCTGGACGATCTCGCCGATGACGACCGACGACTGGATGTTGACCTTCGTGCGGGCCTCGATCCGGCCGGTCGCGGAGACGAACGAGGCGAGGTCCTTCACGGCCGCCTTGGCCATGTAGACCTCCTCGCCCTGCTCCTTGGGCTTGCTGAGCACCGACGCCGCGATGATGCCGCCGACCACGACGACGGCCCCCGCGACGATCAGCGATTTCTGGAGCTTGGTCATCCCATGAACGCCGACAACAGGAGGCCCAGACAAACCTTGACCACGATGTAGGCAACCCAAACGCCCAGGACGACATTACGGGCCGATGACTTCGAGAGGCGCGTCGTCTTCGAGAGCGCGATCGATCCCACGAGGAACAGCCAGATGTCGAAGACGTCGACGCTCGAGAGCAGGCCGAGGAGCGCCTTGTTCGTCGTCTCGAAGTCCATGAACGCGGCGACGTTGGACTTGAGGATGCGCCCGAACTGGACATCGGGCGGATCGAACGACGCCTTGGGATACGCGACGATCGTCGTCAGCAGGAGCGGGATGAGCCCGATCGTCTGCGTGTACGCGTACCCGGCGACGACCTTGAGATAGTTCGTCTTCGCCCCGAATGCCGCCGCGAGCCCGTGATAGAGCAGCGGCACGAAGAAGATCGGGATCAGGACGAAGAGCGACGTCAACGCCCGCCGCACCGGCTTCTTGCCGTTCTCGAACCCCTCGCGCGTCTTCTGCTCGACCTGATCGCGCTGGGCGTCGGTCATGTTGCCCTTCGACATCTTCTCGACGAACTTCATCTGGTTCTTGACGGCCTGATCGACGTCGATCTTCGTCACGGTGACGCTCTGCACGACGAAGAACGCGATCATGAGGAGGAAGACCGGAAGCAGCCAGTCCCATCCGGGCCTCCGGGCGATCGACTCGAAGGTCTTCGTCGGCGACGTGAAGACGCCGATCAGCCGCGCGACCGGCGACAGCTCCGGCCCCTGGCTCGGTGCCCCCGTGGACTCGGTCATTCCTTACCTCCCGGCCTCGGCGTCGAGCTTGAGGCCTTGCGACTCGAGGAGCGTGCCCTTCGAGCGCTCGAGATCCGCGAGCCCCTTGTTGTAGTCGAGCACGGCCTGGATGAGCTGCAATTGAGCGTTCCTGAGGTCGGTCTGGAAGGTGAAGACCTCGAACGAGGTCGACATCCCGTTGTCGAACTTCTTCTGCTCGGCCTCGAGCTTCTTCTGCTGGAGCTCGACGTTCTTGCGCCCGGCGACGACCCGCTCGTAGCCCGACTCGACGGCGCGAACGGCGCGGCGCACGTCGACGCGGACGATCTCCTCGGTGTTCTGCTCGGACAACTCGGCTTTTTGGCGGTTGATCTGGGCGTTGGCGTAGTTCGCCTCGGCGGCGCGGTTGTTGATCGGAACGGCGTAGGTGAGGCCGACGAACCAGGTGTAGTTGTCGAGCTTCGGAATCTCTCCCAACGCGGATCCCAGCCCGCCGGTATTGAACGTCTGGAAGAAGATGTCATCGGCGGTGTTGAGGATGCCGTCCGGGCCGGGAAGCTGATTGTTCGTGATTGAATTGAGATTGTTCCCCGTCGGCGAGAATCTGGCGGTGAGATCGAGTTGATGCCGGGCGTTCTTCTTCGCCACCCGCTCGCCGAGCTGCGCCGTTTCGACCTGATAGCCGGACTGGAGAATCTCGGGACGCGACTTCAGCGCGGTGGCGATCGCCTCGTCGAGGCTCGGCTGCCGCTGGTCCTGCGCCGGCTCCTCCGTCGGATTGATCGACTTGTTCCAGAGAGGGTCGTCGGGAGGAATGGCCAGGAGCTGGCGAAGAGCGTCCTCGGAGTTCTTCACGGCAAGCTTCGTCGTGATGACGCCCTCGACGTTCGAGGCGACGTTCGCTTCGGCCTGCGTGATCTCGATCGGGGCCAGCGTCCCGACCTCGACCTTCTTCTTGTTCAGCTCGTAGAGATCTTGCGAGAGCTTCAGCGCCTGCTCGGCGACCTCTTGCGCCTTCATCGAGGCGAGCAGGTCCCAGTAGGCGTTCTCGACCGTCTGGATCACGCTCGTCGCCTGACCGCGCAGCACCTCGTGGCTGATGTCGACGTTCGTCTTCGCCACCAGGAGCGAGTACTCGGTCGTTTCCTTGCCGAGGCCTTTGAGAAGCGGGAGCGTGAATGCCAGGTTGAGGGCACTGCTGTACTTGGGGTTGTAGTCGCCAAAAGGCTTTGCATCGATGTAGGCGGAGCTGAGCGACGCTT is a genomic window of Candidatus Polarisedimenticolaceae bacterium containing:
- a CDS encoding Yip1 family protein — protein: MTESTGAPSQGPELSPVARLIGVFTSPTKTFESIARRPGWDWLLPVFLLMIAFFVVQSVTVTKIDVDQAVKNQMKFVEKMSKGNMTDAQRDQVEQKTREGFENGKKPVRRALTSLFVLIPIFFVPLLYHGLAAAFGAKTNYLKVVAGYAYTQTIGLIPLLLTTIVAYPKASFDPPDVQFGRILKSNVAAFMDFETTNKALLGLLSSVDVFDIWLFLVGSIALSKTTRLSKSSARNVVLGVWVAYIVVKVCLGLLLSAFMG
- a CDS encoding TolC family protein, translated to MKPRCVMLVSLATAAALVASSVPRAYAQDAGTVPLSLSEALSKALENNLDLAVAKRDPQIALNDVLFQKAAFDPFFTSQLGHTETKSEGQPLFIGGRVVYASPKQKTTDISADFKQLLNFGATWEASLSSAYIDAKPFGDYNPKYSSALNLAFTLPLLKGLGKETTEYSLLVAKTNVDISHEVLRGQATSVIQTVENAYWDLLASMKAQEVAEQALKLSQDLYELNKKKVEVGTLAPIEITQAEANVASNVEGVITTKLAVKNSEDALRQLLAIPPDDPLWNKSINPTEEPAQDQRQPSLDEAIATALKSRPEILQSGYQVETAQLGERVAKKNARHQLDLTARFSPTGNNLNSITNNQLPGPDGILNTADDIFFQTFNTGGLGSALGEIPKLDNYTWFVGLTYAVPINNRAAEANYANAQINRQKAELSEQNTEEIVRVDVRRAVRAVESGYERVVAGRKNVELQQKKLEAEQKKFDNGMSTSFEVFTFQTDLRNAQLQLIQAVLDYNKGLADLERSKGTLLESQGLKLDAEAGR